One stretch of Miscanthus floridulus cultivar M001 chromosome 18, ASM1932011v1, whole genome shotgun sequence DNA includes these proteins:
- the LOC136520806 gene encoding pollen-specific leucine-rich repeat extensin-like protein 4 isoform X2 yields the protein MSIHGLILEVRVTGCRKLRDTEFFTRQDPYVVLEYATTKLRTRTCTDGGRNPTFDEKFHIPLIEGLRELNVIIWNSNTLTHDDFIGSGRVYLHKVLTNGYDDSSWPLQTRHMRSAGEVKLIMHVDVSAMKNKMGRSVAASSAHPVPALSMPVPAPAPAPAPAPAPAPAPAPALASAIPYTGVTPSYPPVSAYPAAAAYPAYPTPSHAPYTTAEYPPPPQQPYQPPPPQQPYQPPPAGYPPSYPPQPYEQSYPPQPYGQQPYPPPPAAQSLYPPAPYPGTYPPRPY from the exons ATGTCAATCCATGGGCTGATACTCGAAGTCAGAG TCACCGGGTGCCGGAAGCTGCGGGACACGGAGTTCTTCACCCGCCAGGACCCCTACGTCGTCCTCGAGTACGCCACCACCAAGCTCCGCACCCGCACCTGTACCG ATGGGGGAAGAAACCCAACTTTCGATGAGAAGTTCCATATACCCCTCATTGAAGGACTCCGCGAGTTGAATGTTATCATATGGAACAGCAACACATTAACCCATGATGACTTCATTGGCAGTGGCAG AGTATATCTGCACAAGGTGCTCACAAATGGCTATGATGACTCCTCATGGCCACTTCAAACACGCCACATGAG ATCTGCTGGGGAAGTGAAGCTCATTATGCATGTTGATGTCTCAGCAATG AAGAACAAGATGGGTAGAAGTGTCGCCGCATCAAGTGCACATCCTGTTCCAGCACTTTCAATGCCAGTCCCAGCCCCAGCTCCAGCTccggcccctgcccctgccccagCCCCTGCTCCAGCACCAGCACTAGCATCAGCGATTCCATACACAGGAGTCACACCTTCATATCCACCTGTTTCAGCGTATCCTGCTGCAGCCGCATACCCTGCTTACCCTACTCCTAGCCATGCACCATATACCACTGCAGAATATCCACCACCTCCGCAGCAACCATACCAACCCCCACCTCCGCAGCAACCATACCAACCCCCACCCGCTGGATACCCTCCATCCTATCCACCGCAACCATATGAGCAATCTTACCCACCGCAACCATATGGGCAACAACCATACCCGCCCCCGCCGGCAGCACAGTCCCTGTATCCACCTG CACCTTACCCTGGTACTTATCCACCAAGACCCTATTGA
- the LOC136520806 gene encoding formin-like protein 16 isoform X1, protein MSIHGLILEVRVTGCRKLRDTEFFTRQDPYVVLEYATTKLRTRTCTDGGRNPTFDEKFHIPLIEGLRELNVIIWNSNTLTHDDFIGSGRVYLHKVLTNGYDDSSWPLQTRHMRSAGEVKLIMHVDVSAMNKMGRSVAASSAHPVPALSMPVPAPAPAPAPAPAPAPAPAPALASAIPYTGVTPSYPPVSAYPAAAAYPAYPTPSHAPYTTAEYPPPPQQPYQPPPPQQPYQPPPAGYPPSYPPQPYEQSYPPQPYGQQPYPPPPAAQSLYPPAPYPGTYPPRPY, encoded by the exons ATGTCAATCCATGGGCTGATACTCGAAGTCAGAG TCACCGGGTGCCGGAAGCTGCGGGACACGGAGTTCTTCACCCGCCAGGACCCCTACGTCGTCCTCGAGTACGCCACCACCAAGCTCCGCACCCGCACCTGTACCG ATGGGGGAAGAAACCCAACTTTCGATGAGAAGTTCCATATACCCCTCATTGAAGGACTCCGCGAGTTGAATGTTATCATATGGAACAGCAACACATTAACCCATGATGACTTCATTGGCAGTGGCAG AGTATATCTGCACAAGGTGCTCACAAATGGCTATGATGACTCCTCATGGCCACTTCAAACACGCCACATGAG ATCTGCTGGGGAAGTGAAGCTCATTATGCATGTTGATGTCTCAGCAATG AACAAGATGGGTAGAAGTGTCGCCGCATCAAGTGCACATCCTGTTCCAGCACTTTCAATGCCAGTCCCAGCCCCAGCTCCAGCTccggcccctgcccctgccccagCCCCTGCTCCAGCACCAGCACTAGCATCAGCGATTCCATACACAGGAGTCACACCTTCATATCCACCTGTTTCAGCGTATCCTGCTGCAGCCGCATACCCTGCTTACCCTACTCCTAGCCATGCACCATATACCACTGCAGAATATCCACCACCTCCGCAGCAACCATACCAACCCCCACCTCCGCAGCAACCATACCAACCCCCACCCGCTGGATACCCTCCATCCTATCCACCGCAACCATATGAGCAATCTTACCCACCGCAACCATATGGGCAACAACCATACCCGCCCCCGCCGGCAGCACAGTCCCTGTATCCACCTG CACCTTACCCTGGTACTTATCCACCAAGACCCTATTGA